In Burkholderia gladioli, a genomic segment contains:
- a CDS encoding ABC transporter substrate-binding protein, with protein sequence MLKKLCIAMCSAAMATAMLVPVQATGNPLSSDGKSAAGGSLVVGSADFPESELLATIFAQALRAKGINADVKLNIGSREVYMPALLDGSISVIPEYTGATLSYLDRNASAHTPEDVAKALAAALPKQIAMLAYSKAEDTDVLAVTQATAKKYSLTSISDLGPVADQLVLGGPPEWKTRREGVVGLKEVYGVTFKSFRTLDVAGPITLSALKNGQVQAADMTSTDPAMKQDKLIALKDRKNLFPAQNIVPLVAKDRLNDKIQQVLNQVSSALTTDDLVVMNARLAKQESFDTVAADWLKAKGLGR encoded by the coding sequence ATGCTGAAGAAGCTGTGTATTGCAATGTGTTCCGCGGCGATGGCGACCGCAATGCTGGTTCCGGTGCAGGCAACCGGGAATCCACTTTCGTCGGACGGGAAGAGCGCCGCCGGTGGATCCCTCGTGGTCGGCTCCGCCGATTTCCCCGAAAGTGAGCTGCTTGCGACGATCTTCGCACAGGCGCTGCGCGCGAAGGGCATCAACGCAGACGTGAAGCTCAATATCGGCAGCCGGGAGGTCTATATGCCTGCACTGCTCGACGGCTCGATTAGTGTAATACCCGAATATACGGGCGCCACGCTCAGTTATCTCGACAGGAACGCATCTGCCCATACGCCTGAAGACGTCGCGAAGGCGCTGGCCGCCGCGCTGCCGAAGCAGATTGCGATGCTTGCATACTCGAAGGCCGAGGACACTGACGTGCTCGCGGTCACGCAGGCGACGGCGAAAAAGTACTCGCTCACGTCAATCTCCGATCTCGGCCCCGTAGCCGACCAATTGGTGCTGGGCGGACCGCCGGAGTGGAAGACGCGCCGCGAAGGCGTAGTGGGGCTCAAGGAGGTCTATGGCGTCACCTTCAAGTCTTTCCGGACTCTCGACGTCGCAGGGCCGATTACGTTGTCGGCATTGAAGAACGGTCAGGTCCAGGCGGCGGACATGACCTCGACGGACCCAGCGATGAAGCAAGACAAGCTCATTGCGCTCAAGGACCGGAAGAACCTCTTTCCTGCGCAGAACATTGTCCCACTCGTGGCGAAGGATCGACTCAACGACAAGATTCAACAGGTTCTGAACCAGGTCTCCAGCGCCTTGACGACAGACGATCTGGTCGTGATGAACGCGCGGCTGGCGAAGCAGGAAAGCTTCGACACCGTCGCAGCCGATTGGCTGAAAGCGAAAGGGCTCGGTCGATAA
- a CDS encoding ABC transporter permease, with translation MIHWLLDGSHWSGSDGIVALIFQHLTYTGEALFAASLVGLPLGLYVGHTRRGVFVIAGLANAMRALPSLGLIVLLVIVFGPVFESDLAFEVPSLIVLAVLAMPPIVTATYAGILAVDPAVVDAARGMGYRPLRLLLSVEVPCGLPMIVSGLRSATLQTISTATIAAYVSLGGLGRLIIDGRAQNDYLQMAAGAILVGALALSADLLMGALSQLLVSPGITRRRSRCFGRPASE, from the coding sequence ATGATTCACTGGCTTCTTGACGGTTCGCATTGGAGTGGGTCGGATGGCATCGTGGCCCTCATTTTCCAACACCTCACATACACGGGGGAAGCGCTGTTTGCGGCCAGTCTCGTCGGCCTGCCGCTCGGCTTGTATGTTGGCCACACGCGGCGGGGCGTCTTTGTCATCGCGGGCCTTGCAAATGCGATGCGCGCGTTGCCGAGCTTGGGTCTGATCGTGCTATTGGTCATCGTGTTCGGGCCAGTGTTCGAGTCAGACCTCGCATTCGAGGTGCCAAGCTTGATCGTCCTCGCAGTATTGGCGATGCCGCCCATCGTGACGGCAACCTATGCGGGCATTCTCGCCGTTGATCCAGCAGTGGTCGATGCCGCAAGGGGAATGGGCTATCGTCCGCTCAGGCTCCTCTTGAGCGTGGAAGTGCCATGCGGATTGCCGATGATCGTTTCCGGATTGCGCAGCGCGACGCTGCAAACCATTTCGACGGCGACGATTGCCGCTTATGTGTCGCTCGGCGGACTCGGTCGCCTGATCATCGACGGCCGGGCACAAAACGATTATTTGCAAATGGCGGCGGGCGCGATTCTTGTCGGCGCACTCGCGTTATCGGCGGACTTGTTGATGGGAGCGCTGTCGCAATTGCTGGTTTCACCCGGAATTACGCGGCGGCGCTCGAGGTGCTTTGGCAGGCCAGCAAGTGAATGA
- a CDS encoding ABC transporter permease codes for MNLDWLVRESGNIAVLLGWHLVLSLVPLVIGLVCSVPLGWIAHCSGALRSPLLGMAGLLYTIPSLAMFVLLPALLGTRILDPANVVVALSVYTVALLVRTVDDGLGAIAPETLQAADAMGYRQFLRFITVELPVAVPVITAGMRVAAVSNVSIVSVAALVGMPQLGALFTQGLQLHFITPIVVGIALCILLAVALDGLVVFVGRWLTPWRPEGTRS; via the coding sequence ATGAACCTAGACTGGCTGGTTCGCGAATCCGGCAACATCGCGGTGTTGTTGGGGTGGCATCTCGTTCTGTCGCTTGTACCCCTTGTAATCGGTTTGGTCTGCTCGGTTCCGCTGGGATGGATTGCCCATTGCAGCGGTGCGTTGAGATCGCCACTGCTTGGGATGGCGGGGCTGCTCTACACAATTCCGTCACTTGCAATGTTCGTACTCCTGCCTGCCTTGCTAGGAACGCGTATTCTCGATCCGGCCAACGTGGTCGTTGCGTTGAGTGTCTACACGGTCGCGCTGCTGGTGCGGACCGTGGACGATGGCTTGGGCGCAATCGCGCCGGAAACGCTGCAAGCGGCGGACGCCATGGGTTATCGCCAGTTTCTCCGCTTCATTACGGTGGAGCTGCCGGTTGCAGTGCCGGTTATTACAGCCGGAATGCGCGTAGCGGCCGTGTCGAACGTCAGCATCGTGTCGGTCGCCGCGCTGGTCGGCATGCCACAACTTGGTGCGTTGTTCACGCAAGGACTGCAATTGCATTTCATCACCCCTATTGTCGTCGGCATCGCGTTGTGCATTCTGCTCGCGGTGGCGCTTGATGGGCTCGTCGTTTTTGTTGGACGTTGGCTCACCCCTTGGCGGCCCGAGGGCACGCGATCATGA
- a CDS encoding ATP-binding cassette domain-containing protein has protein sequence MISFESVTKRYSDGTTAVNGLSFIAPSGKLTVLVGPSGCGKTTSLRMVNRLIQPSSGDVRLDGRSTVGMGEATLRRRIGYVIQHAGLFPHRTVLDNIATTARLNGKSRKEARLIAQELIERVGLSASFAGRYPWQLSGGQQQRVGVARALASNPQFMLMDEPFSAVDPVVRTQLQDEFLRLQREMGKTIIMVTHDIDEALKLGDQVAVLRTGGQLAQIATPQQLLRRPADAFVADFIGRDRGYRSLAFEEFGADLPVAPEPVITLGGAPESARNIARGRWLLVIDQADRPLGWVEHAQLRSPVRTEDLNLSGTIAPLHGTLRQLLDAVLSSPSRRGPVVDAQGKLLGTVSSEDVLNLIDGRSPGRAGRAA, from the coding sequence GTGATTTCTTTCGAAAGCGTTACCAAGCGTTATTCCGACGGCACCACTGCAGTCAACGGGCTTTCGTTCATCGCGCCGTCGGGCAAGCTGACGGTGCTCGTTGGCCCGTCAGGCTGCGGAAAGACGACGTCGCTGCGAATGGTGAACCGGCTCATTCAGCCCTCTTCGGGGGATGTGCGGCTCGACGGGAGATCGACCGTCGGCATGGGCGAGGCGACGTTGCGCCGGCGCATCGGCTACGTAATTCAGCACGCTGGCCTCTTTCCGCATCGCACCGTGCTTGACAACATCGCTACGACGGCGCGGCTCAATGGAAAGAGTCGCAAGGAGGCGCGGCTGATCGCGCAGGAGTTGATCGAGCGCGTCGGCCTGTCTGCTTCGTTCGCTGGCCGCTACCCGTGGCAGCTTTCGGGCGGACAACAGCAGCGCGTGGGTGTGGCGCGCGCACTTGCATCCAATCCGCAGTTCATGCTGATGGACGAACCCTTTAGCGCGGTCGATCCCGTGGTGCGCACACAATTGCAGGACGAATTTTTGCGGCTGCAACGTGAAATGGGCAAAACCATCATTATGGTCACGCACGACATCGACGAAGCGCTCAAGCTCGGCGACCAGGTCGCGGTGCTGCGAACGGGGGGGCAGCTCGCGCAGATTGCGACGCCGCAGCAATTGCTGCGTCGACCCGCGGATGCATTCGTCGCGGATTTCATTGGTCGTGATCGTGGTTATCGCTCACTGGCATTCGAGGAGTTCGGTGCGGATCTGCCCGTCGCGCCGGAGCCCGTCATAACGCTGGGCGGTGCGCCGGAGTCTGCGCGCAACATCGCGCGTGGTCGCTGGCTACTGGTTATCGATCAGGCCGACAGGCCACTGGGCTGGGTCGAACATGCGCAATTACGTAGTCCGGTGCGGACGGAAGATCTCAATCTGAGCGGCACGATCGCACCGCTTCATGGCACGCTGCGCCAGCTGCTCGACGCCGTGCTCAGCTCGCCGAGCCGACGCGGGCCGGTAGTCGATGCACAAGGTAAGCTGCTGGGCACGGTGAGCAGCGAAGACGTGCTTAACCTGATCGACGGCCGGTCCCCCGGACGGGCGGGGAGGGCAGCATGA